The stretch of DNA CTAGGCTCGTCCAATAAAAGACAAGTCGGCTCTTTCATAAGTTCACAAAGTAAAATAAATTTAATTCTTTCTCCACCTGATAATTCACTTATCTTTTGTTTTTCATTTATTAAATTTTCATCAAAATTTAACTCTTTTAATAATTTATAAAATAAATTGTAGTCAAAAAATTCCTCTTTAATTTTATTTTCAAGATATTCTTTCGTTGAAAAATCTAAAATATTTGTTTCCAAAATCTGTGGTAAATATCCTATAACTTCATTTTTCTTATTTATCTCTCCACTTATTTCAGCATATTCTTTTAAACCCTCATCATCAACTATAGCCTTTAAAATGCTGGATTTTCCATTTCCCTCTTCTCCAATTATACAAACTTTCATTTTGTTTTCTAAAGAAAAACTAAAATTTTCAATTACAGTTCTTAAATCTTTCACTAAATGTATCGTTAAATTTTTTATACTAAGCATATACCCTCCTAAATTAAGCCACAAAAAAATGGCAATTCACTTATTGCCATTTCAACATTCATTTTGCAACTCAAAGAGGAGTTCTAAAAAGAACACAAAAAGGAATGCATAACTAAAATGGCAACAAAAAACTAAGCTCTAAAAAGCTATTAAATTTCTGTTTCATAATAGTTATCTAATTAACATTCCTTCCTCCTGAATTTTTTATTAATTTTTGATATATTTCTACATCACTTAAATTCTAACACAAACTAATTAAAGTGTCAAATTTTAATTAAAGTAAATAAGTATTCCAGTTATTATAATCACTAAAAGTATTCCTAAAAGAATATTTTTTCTTTTTATTCTTTTATCTTCGTATTCATCTGCAGATTCTTCAAAATCTTTAAGTATATCTTTTGGAATTGAAACCCTATTTACTTCTTTTTTTTCTCCGTCTTTATAAGTATAGTAAAGTTGTTCTCCATCAATCATTTTATAGGAATAGTTTCCAATACTATAACCACTTTCAAAATTAGATGAATTAGAATTTGATGCAGAAATAATACTTTTTTCTGTAAACATCTCCGGCTCTAAAGTATCAACCATAGCTTTTGCCTTTTCTAAATCAAAATTATATTTGTCTTTTACATATTTTACAGCTTCTATTTTTCTATTTTCTCTTATCAGTGCATATAAATCATTATCATATATCCTTGATATTATTGAATTTTTAAACATATCGGAAAAATCAGTTTTTGATAAACCACGATTTTTACCTTCAAAAAATTCCAAGGTTTTTGTCATCTTATCAACTGTTTCTTTTGCGTCTTTAAAATCCATATTATATTTATTTTTAACATACTTTACAGCTTCTTCTTTTCTTTTTTGTTTTAATAAATCATACAATTCTTCGTCCATTGCTCACTCCAATATAATATATAGATTTCAAAAATTTTCAATATTTTTATAGACAAAAAATTTTAACTAACCCCAATAGTCAAAAATCCGATTTCTTTAAAATGTCAAATTTTAATTAAAGTAGAAATAAATTCCAACTATTAACGCTACTAGCAAAATTCCCCAAAAGATATTTTTTTTCCTATATTCTTTATCTTCATATTCATCTGAAGCTTTTTCTCCAGCTTTTTCAAACCATTTCAATATTTCACTAGGAATTGCAGTCCTACCGACTTCTCTTTTTTCTCCATCTTTATATGCAAAGAAATGTTGTTTTCCATCAATCATTTCATAGGAATAACTTTCGTTTCTATAACCACTTCCACATTTAGAAAAATCAGTTTTTGATGCAGAAACAATATTTTTTTCTGTAAATGCCATTAGATTATTTATATCTAAACTATCAACTATATTTTTTGATGTTTTTAAATCAAAATTATACTTATCCTTTACATATTTTACAGCCTCAATTTTTCTATTTTCTTTTATCAAAGCATATAAATTGTCATCAGATATTTCAGAAGTATCTAAATTTTTATTATCAGAAAAATCTTCTTCAAATAAGCCAAGATTTTTTCCTTCAAAATATTCCACTTTTTCAGTTAAATTATCAACTGTTTCTTTTGCTCTTTTAAAATCCATATCATATTTATTTCTAATATACTTTACGGCTTCTATTTTTCTTTTTTGTTTTAATAAATCATATAATTCTTCGTCCATTATTCACTCCAATGTAATCTATGCAAATTTCCAAACTTTTCAAGTTCTGAAAAATCTTGTTGCCTTAATGCTTCATATAATACTATTGATACCGAATTTGAAAGATTAAGAGAACGAATTTCTCCCCACATCGGTATTCTCACACAATGTTCTTCATTTTTAACTAGAATTTCTTCAGGTATTCCCTTACTCTCTTTCCCAAACATTATATAATCATTCGGAGAATACTCTACCTTATCGTAGGTTCTTTTTGCCTTTGTAGTTGAAAAATAGATATTTGCATTCGGATTTTTTTCGTAAAAATCTTCAATATTTTCATAGACAAAAAGTTTTAACTTATCCCAATAATCAAGACCCGATCTCTTCACCATTTTATCATCAAGTGAAAAGCCCAATGGCTTTATCAAATGTAATTTAGTGTCGGTTGCAACACAAGTTCTTCCAATAGCTCCAGTATTGAAAGGAATTTCCGGTTCCAATAAAACTATATTAAACAAAATCTCTCTCCTTTAATTTTCTCTATCTATAAACATAATAAATACACAAATAATAAGCGAAATAGCACTTAACAAAATTGTCTTTATTCCTAAAAAATTACTAAATTTACTTCCTATAATCGCTCCGATAATAAAACATAATATAACTCCAAAATACATCAAGCTATATTCTAAAAACTTCTTATTTTTTGTATAAAAATACTCTGCTAAATTATGAGTCCCACCTCTTAAATTTCCAATACACATTGTTGTAGAAAAATCTATACCGCAAAGTTTTTTAAAACTTTGAACTTGTATTCCACAGGCGAAAGATGTCATTGCATTTGCAAGTGCATTCATATTTTCAGGAATAAATGCCACACAAATAAGCAAAAGTATTTCAAATATAACAGCATTTTGTCGCCAATGTAATTTAAAATTACCTTTTTTTCTAAATAAATCCGATAAAAAAATCCCAAAAGTAAAAAAAGATATTGGAAAAGCATATTTTAAACACATTGCCCAATTTCCTTGAGAAGCATGAACTCCTAATAACAACATATTTCCAGTTTGTGCATTCGCAAAAACTTCTCCTCTTAAAAGATATGAATATGCATCCATAAGCCCCCCACTTAATGCTAAAAAAATTGCAACTTCAACGGATTCGGACATTTGCATTGCCTTTTTCATATACAAAACTCCTTTTAAAACATTCCCAAAATAGTATATACCAAAAAAAAACTTTTTACAAGTTTTATATTTTGATACATTTAATAAACTTTTTACACAAAAAAAGAATGGCTGATAAAATCAACCATTCTATAAAAAAATTTCATCAAGCTAAAAGTGTCAGGAATTTTGCAACTCCAATTCCGAAAAACGTTCCGGTAATAACTCCGATTAATGCCATTAATACAGCTATCGGCACCAATGATTGTGAATATGCCGCAGCAAGTACAGGTGAAGAAGCTACTCCGCCTATGTTTGAAAGAGAAGCTATACCACAAGTGAATAAATCAAGTTTAAATACTTTTCCGATTATAGCCATTAAAACTCCATGAATTATAAGAATTACAAAACCTGCTAAAATATATGCCGGAGCTTGAGTAAGTTCCATAAAGTTTGCATTTGATGCGATTAAGCCTATTAGCATATATAATAGTACATTTGAAACTTCAGGAGATCCCGGAATTCTTGCAAGTGGTGTCATTGCAAAAATAACTCCTAAAATTGTAGTTATGATTATTGTCCAACCTGTTGCTCCCATAAATGCAAGTGCAGGAACTTTTACCAATTCATTTCCCATTATTCCTGTAACCGCTGTAACTCCAAGTGAAACACTCAATAAGAAAAATATATCTTGGAAAGTTATCTCTTTACTTATTGTTGAAAATTTTGCAGTTAAATGTTCATTTATATTATCAATTTTTGATGTGTCAGCCTTTGTCCACTTGTTAAACTTGTTTGCAAATGGAACTAAGAATAATAAGAACATTATCCATATTGAATAGTCTATTGAGTCAATCAATAGTGTATAACCCATTCCTGAGCCTTCAAGTCCTACTGCTTGTTGTACCGCAACCATATTTTGTGTTCCTCCAACCCAACTTCCTGCTAGTGCTCCAAAAGTTAAAGGTGCATTGGATGCAAGACTTCCTTTGAAGATAAGAAATGCCACAACAAAACCAATCATTATAGTAAATGTTGCAGTAAAGAATGAAATTATCATTCTAGGACCTAATTTTGCTATATCTCTAAGGTCAGCCCTTAATAGCATTAAAAATATCATTGACGGCAATATTGCATCTTTTAAAACACTTCTGGCTTTAGATACACTTTCCACATTCATATCCCATACGCCTAATGTAGATAAAATCATAGCGCCGAAATAAATTATAACCAACGCAGGAATATATTTAAAAAATATTCCATTTTTAAACTTCTTTTCCAAGTAAATAACTATACCTGAAACAAAAAATAACAGAGCAATAAATTGAAATCCATCTGTAATCATAAAAAACCCTCCTAAAATATATTTTCAATAAGAAAAAACAAAAAATATTTTTGATAGTTATTTCTTATTTATTTTATTTTACCATTATAGGCAATCGTTGTCAATACATTTGATAGTAAATATCTATATTTATATTATTATATGATAATTCAACTCTTTTATAATACTTTATATCAAATAAAATTCAGAAAACCTTGTTGTTTAACAACAAAAAAATGATTAGACCTTAATCTAACCATTAAAAAACTATTTACTTAAACATAGTATAATTGATGTTTCATAATCTCCATTAGGATATTCAAATGGATTTATTAAATCTTTAAATCCTAGTTTATGATAAAAATTAATTATTTTATCATTATTAAATTTCTTAGTAGATAATAAAATTTTATCTCCTTCAAAATTTTCAATTAGACATTTCATCAATTTTTTCCCATATCCTTTACCTTGATATTTTTCAATAACTGCCAATTCATTAAGTTCAAAAGTGCCCTTATACCAATCAATTCCACTTGGTAACTGTGAATCCACTTGCATTGCCCACCAATTTTCTTTTAAAAAATCAAAGCCATATACAAAACCGATTAACTTTTCATTTTCAAAAGCTCCAACAATTTTTATATTATTTTTTAAACTACCGTCAATTCTGGTAATTAAAAAATTAGCAGAAAAATCATCAGTTTTAAAAACTTCTTTGTATATATCGGAAATTTCTCTTTTATATTTTTCAATTTCTTCTAAAGTTAATAATTTAATCATAAGACCCCCTAACAATTCTAAAAGTATTCTTTATTTTTTAATTATTTTGGCAAATTTTTTGTAATGCGTTAAATGTATCAAATAATTTATTTTCACTTACGAGTACATTTATAACATCCCCATTTATTATTGTAGTTTCCCCATTTGGTATTATTTCTTCGACTCCTCTGTCAATATTTATAATTAACATTCCCTTTGGAAATTCTACTTCTTTTATTTTCTTATTTTCTATCTCACTTCCAATCTCAACAACTATACTCATAGTCATTTTTTCTCCATCTTTTGAAGTAGCAATATGTTCTCTTTCCATTAATCTTTCTAAAAGATATTCGTAAATAGGTAGTGATTTTAAATAATTCGGTATGGAATAAGTTATAAGACAAACTATTGAAAGAGGCAATAAATAGGAAAGATTACCAGTCATTTCAAAGATTAAAATTATTGAAGTAAGTGGTGCTCTAACTATTGCAGTTAAATATCCTGCCATTCCAAGAATAATAAAACTATTTATATAAATCGGGTCTATAATTTTCCCAAAAATTGTTCCAACAGTTGCTCCTAAAACTAATATCGGAAAGAAAATTCCACCAGGAACTCCTGAACTGAAACAAATTATTGAAAATAATAATTTTACTATAAAAAGTAAAATTAACATATAAATTGGAAAATCAACAGTTTGTAACTCTTTCATCAAAAAGCCGCCACCACCTAATAAATTAGGTGTAAATATTAAAATTACTATAGGTAGTAAAAAATATGGAATCAATTTAAATTCTTTTTTTAGGTTTAATCCATCTTGAATTTTCATAAAAAATTCCATTAAAAATATATAGAGAACTCCTAAAACGGATAATACAACTGCAAATAAAATCAAAGTCCAATAATTTACCAACGGTAATTTTTCAGCCATACTAAAATTAAAAACCGTTTCTGTTCCATACAATATTTTTGAAACCAAATCAGCAGTTATTGTAGCTGCCATACAAACTACCAAAAGTTTTTTACTAATGTGGCGATGTACTTCTTCAACTGCAAATAAAATTCCTGCAACAGGAGCATTAAATGCGGCAGCAAGTCCGGCACTTGCTCCACAAGTTATCAAAAACTTTTCAACAGTTTTATTTTTCTTTAGTTTTCTTGAAACTAATTTTCCACTCATTGCTCCAATTTGAATTGATGGACCTTCACGACCAACTGAAAAACCTGCCAAAGCAGTTAAAGCTCCCCCGAAAATTTTTGCTAATAATACTTTCACAGGATTAGGATTAATATATCCCTTTATTTCCGCTTCAACTTGTGGTATTCCGGAACCTCCACAAAATCTTGACATTTTCTTAATCTTTGTAACTAAAAAAGAAATAAATATAAGTGCAATAAAAATAATCGGATAAATGTAAAAATGACTTCTACTTATATTTACGATTCCTCCTATAATTCCTTCTATCCCATGAATAATATAACGATAGAAACTTGAAAGTCCTCCTGCAGCTATCCCAACCAAAATTCCATAAAAAAGTAATTTCAAATCTTCTTTTCTATGATTATTACTAACATTTTCTAAACTTTTCATAAAAACTCCTAAAAATAAATATCTTACAATTATTTTATCACAAAAATAACAATAAAAAAAGTTTTGACAACAATCAAAACTTTATCTAAATATTTCTTCTAACTCACTATTAGTAATTTCTCGATACTCTCCAAGTTTAAGACTATCGTCTAAATTCAAATTTCCAATGCACACTTTTTTTAATTCGACAACTTCATTTTCCACATATTCCAACATTCTTTTTACTTGATGAAATTTTCCTTCGGAAATTGTAAGGTTAATTTCTTTTTCTGAAATTTTTTCAACCTTTGCATTTTCTGTTGTAAAATCTTCTTTTTCAAAGTAAATTCCATTTTCAAGTTTTTCGATTTGTTCACTTATAATTTCATCTCTTAAAGTTACAAAATATTTTTTATTTACTTTTTTCTTTGGATTTGTTACATTGTAGGAAAATTTGCCGTCATTTGTTAAAATCAAAAATCCTGTCGTATCTATGTCAAGTCGTCCAACTGGAAATAATTCCATATTGGAGTATGGAAATTCAAGCAAGTCTAAAACAGTAGGAAGTTTTGTATCAAAGGTTGCACTGATGAAGTCCTTTGGCTTATTCAACATCAAATAAGTAAATTCCTTATAAATTACAATTTCATCATCAAACAAAATTTCATCTTTTTCAATGTCAACCTGTGTATTTGAATTCTTCTCAAACTTTCCATTCAGCTTAACTCGACAAGTTTTCAAATATTTCTTTATCTCACTTCTTGAACCAATTCCCATATGACAAAGAAATCTATCAATTCTAATCTTCATTTTATCTTGAAATTAGCTTATTACTATCAATAATATTTTTATATTTTAATGAATATTTTTCAAAAAGACCATTTACAAAAGCCTCTCTGAGTTCGTGATATACAGAAGCTTCCATATCA from Parvimonas micra encodes:
- the trmL gene encoding tRNA (uridine(34)/cytosine(34)/5-carboxymethylaminomethyluridine(34)-2'-O)-methyltransferase TrmL, whose product is MFNIVLLEPEIPFNTGAIGRTCVATDTKLHLIKPLGFSLDDKMVKRSGLDYWDKLKLFVYENIEDFYEKNPNANIYFSTTKAKRTYDKVEYSPNDYIMFGKESKGIPEEILVKNEEHCVRIPMWGEIRSLNLSNSVSIVLYEALRQQDFSELEKFGNLHRLHWSE
- a CDS encoding YoaK family protein, translating into MKKAMQMSESVEVAIFLALSGGLMDAYSYLLRGEVFANAQTGNMLLLGVHASQGNWAMCLKYAFPISFFTFGIFLSDLFRKKGNFKLHWRQNAVIFEILLLICVAFIPENMNALANAMTSFACGIQVQSFKKLCGIDFSTTMCIGNLRGGTHNLAEYFYTKNKKFLEYSLMYFGVILCFIIGAIIGSKFSNFLGIKTILLSAISLIICVFIMFIDREN
- a CDS encoding DUF819 family protein; this translates as MITDGFQFIALLFFVSGIVIYLEKKFKNGIFFKYIPALVIIYFGAMILSTLGVWDMNVESVSKARSVLKDAILPSMIFLMLLRADLRDIAKLGPRMIISFFTATFTIMIGFVVAFLIFKGSLASNAPLTFGALAGSWVGGTQNMVAVQQAVGLEGSGMGYTLLIDSIDYSIWIMFLLFLVPFANKFNKWTKADTSKIDNINEHLTAKFSTISKEITFQDIFFLLSVSLGVTAVTGIMGNELVKVPALAFMGATGWTIIITTILGVIFAMTPLARIPGSPEVSNVLLYMLIGLIASNANFMELTQAPAYILAGFVILIIHGVLMAIIGKVFKLDLFTCGIASLSNIGGVASSPVLAAAYSQSLVPIAVLMALIGVITGTFFGIGVAKFLTLLA
- a CDS encoding GNAT family N-acetyltransferase, whose product is MIKLLTLEEIEKYKREISDIYKEVFKTDDFSANFLITRIDGSLKNNIKIVGAFENEKLIGFVYGFDFLKENWWAMQVDSQLPSGIDWYKGTFELNELAVIEKYQGKGYGKKLMKCLIENFEGDKILLSTKKFNNDKIINFYHKLGFKDLINPFEYPNGDYETSIILCLSK
- a CDS encoding ClC family H(+)/Cl(-) exchange transporter, coding for MKSLENVSNNHRKEDLKLLFYGILVGIAAGGLSSFYRYIIHGIEGIIGGIVNISRSHFYIYPIIFIALIFISFLVTKIKKMSRFCGGSGIPQVEAEIKGYINPNPVKVLLAKIFGGALTALAGFSVGREGPSIQIGAMSGKLVSRKLKKNKTVEKFLITCGASAGLAAAFNAPVAGILFAVEEVHRHISKKLLVVCMAATITADLVSKILYGTETVFNFSMAEKLPLVNYWTLILFAVVLSVLGVLYIFLMEFFMKIQDGLNLKKEFKLIPYFLLPIVILIFTPNLLGGGGFLMKELQTVDFPIYMLILLFIVKLLFSIICFSSGVPGGIFFPILVLGATVGTIFGKIIDPIYINSFIILGMAGYLTAIVRAPLTSIILIFEMTGNLSYLLPLSIVCLITYSIPNYLKSLPIYEYLLERLMEREHIATSKDGEKMTMSIVVEIGSEIENKKIKEVEFPKGMLIINIDRGVEEIIPNGETTIINGDVINVLVSENKLFDTFNALQKICQNN
- a CDS encoding pseudouridine synthase: MKIRIDRFLCHMGIGSRSEIKKYLKTCRVKLNGKFEKNSNTQVDIEKDEILFDDEIVIYKEFTYLMLNKPKDFISATFDTKLPTVLDLLEFPYSNMELFPVGRLDIDTTGFLILTNDGKFSYNVTNPKKKVNKKYFVTLRDEIISEQIEKLENGIYFEKEDFTTENAKVEKISEKEINLTISEGKFHQVKRMLEYVENEVVELKKVCIGNLNLDDSLKLGEYREITNSELEEIFR